The window GCGACACCTTCGATCGCGCCATGACCGAAGCGCTCCGGCGAGGATGAGAGCTTCTTCTCGGTCGAATACGATGCGAACGAGGCCATCATGGCGCTGCCGCCCGGCAGGATGCCGAGGAGCGCGCCGATGCCGGTGCCACGCAAGGCCGCTGGCCAGGCCGCGCCGATGTCGGACCGGGTGAGCTTCAGCGTCGAGACGGCCAGGACCGGGCGACTGTCCTGCTCCGGTCGCGCCAGGTTGAGGACGATCTCGGCGATGCCGAACATCCCCATCGAGAGGGCTGCGATGCCGATCCCGTCGCGCAACTCGGCCACGCCAAAGGTGAAGCGATCGAGACCCGTATTGACGTCCGCCCCGGCAAGCCCGAGCAGCAGTCCAGTCAGGATCATGCCGAAGGATTTCAGCAGCGATCCCTGGGCGAACACGATCGCCGCGATCAGCCCGAGAACCATCAGGCAGAAATATTCCGCCGGCCCGAAACGTTGCGCGACGGCGGTCAGCGCCGGGCTGAAGAAGGCGATCAACAGCGTCGTGATCGTACCGGCGAGGAAGGATGAGAGAGCCGCAGTCGCTAGTGCCACGCCCGCCCGACCCTGCCGCGCCATCTCGTAACCGTCGAGGCAGGTGACGACCGAAGAGGATTCGCCCGGCAACCGCATCAGGATCGCCGTGGTCGAGCCGCCATATTGCGCGCCATAGTAGATGCCGGCGAGCATGATCAGCGCCCCGGTCGGCTCAAGATAGTAGGTCAGCGGCAACAACATCGCCATGGTGGCGATCGGCCCCAGCCCGGGCAGAACGCCGATCAGCGTGCCGACCAAGGCACCGAGGAAGCAGTACCAGAGGTTCATCGGCGTGATTGCGACGGCCAAGCCGAGGCTGAGCGAGGAAACGATCTCGCTCACAGCGGCCAGACCCGGATCGGCAGCTTCAGCAGATAGCCGAACAGCAGCGCACAGAATCCGGCGAAGACTACCGCGACGAGCGGCACTTCGCGCCAGCGGGTCTGAGGATCGCCGAGCGCTGCCACCAGAATGCAGGTCAGGCAGGCGACGAACAGGCCGGTCCGCTCGACCAGCCAGGCAAACAGCAGGATCGCGGCGGCGATCCAGCCGGTCGCACGCAGAGGAAGGCCCGGCAGGCGAAACGGCCGTTGTCGCATCCCCCTCAGGGTCAAGACGAGGCCGGTGATGACCAGCGCTCCGGCGACGATGCGCGGCAGGTAACCGGGTCCCATGTCCAGCGAGCTCCCGACCGGGTAGGTCCGGCCGATGAAGAGAGCGGCGAGCCCCAGCCCGGCGAACAGCAGGCCCGCCAGGATATCGCTGGCCGCATCCACGGCTTGGTGAGGGGCGGAGGTCTCTGCCACTCCAGCCGAGTGGGGTTCATCCTGATCCTGCACCATGAACCGCACCTTTCCTTTATGCC is drawn from Bosea sp. Tri-49 and contains these coding sequences:
- a CDS encoding tripartite tricarboxylate transporter permease, yielding MNLWYCFLGALVGTLIGVLPGLGPIATMAMLLPLTYYLEPTGALIMLAGIYYGAQYGGSTTAILMRLPGESSSVVTCLDGYEMARQGRAGVALATAALSSFLAGTITTLLIAFFSPALTAVAQRFGPAEYFCLMVLGLIAAIVFAQGSLLKSFGMILTGLLLGLAGADVNTGLDRFTFGVAELRDGIGIAALSMGMFGIAEIVLNLARPEQDSRPVLAVSTLKLTRSDIGAAWPAALRGTGIGALLGILPGGSAMMASFASYSTEKKLSSSPERFGHGAIEGVAGPEAANNAGAQASFIPMLALGIPSNSVMAMMAGAMLIHGIAPSPNLATVQPSLFWGLIASMWLGNLMLLVINLPLIGLWVRLLQVPYRLMFPAILLFCCIGIYTVNNSVFEVALLALFGVAGIVFSLLNCPLAPLILAFILGPAMEENLRRAMLISNGSIDIFSSPICIAILAMALLMLSMIIFPSFRSARAVATEG
- a CDS encoding tripartite tricarboxylate transporter TctB family protein, translated to MVQDQDEPHSAGVAETSAPHQAVDAASDILAGLLFAGLGLAALFIGRTYPVGSSLDMGPGYLPRIVAGALVITGLVLTLRGMRQRPFRLPGLPLRATGWIAAAILLFAWLVERTGLFVACLTCILVAALGDPQTRWREVPLVAVVFAGFCALLFGYLLKLPIRVWPL